A genomic stretch from Aminobacter aminovorans includes:
- a CDS encoding helix-turn-helix domain-containing protein, whose product MATRKLYIGRKVRELREANKATQASFAERIGISTSYLNQIENNQRPVSASVLLALAEKFQIDISEISQGDNDRLLSALTEALSDPIFENYAPNLQELKLVTQNAPGFARALISAHQAYRRNSEQLASLDDTLGRGTSASEPTPYEEVRDFFHFVDNYIHALDVAAERLAGELGIGERDTYAALAAHLDSRHGVRIARGDADDDALRRFDAKSGVLFLNPYSPLATRSFQIAFQVAEMEMEAEVAQIARSAEFRTSEAQEICKMGLCNYFAGALTLPYQAFMRAAAELRHDLELMAAHFGASIEQVAHRLSTLQRPGHKGVPIFFARIDRAGNITKRHSAAKLQFARFGAACPLWNVHQAFETPGRIIRQLAETPDGARYLCIATEISKGGGGFNAPHRRYAIALGCEVTYAQDFVYADGLELGSRTAFDPIGISCRICERTNCLQRAVPPLKRRLVIDKDVRHPLPYRIG is encoded by the coding sequence ATGGCCACCCGCAAACTCTATATCGGTCGCAAGGTGCGCGAACTGCGCGAGGCCAACAAGGCGACGCAGGCGAGCTTCGCCGAGCGCATCGGCATCTCGACCAGCTATCTCAACCAGATCGAGAACAACCAGCGCCCGGTTTCCGCTTCGGTGCTGCTCGCGCTCGCCGAAAAATTCCAGATCGATATCTCGGAGATCTCGCAGGGCGACAATGACCGGCTGCTGTCGGCGCTGACGGAGGCGCTGTCCGATCCGATCTTCGAGAACTATGCGCCCAACCTGCAAGAACTGAAACTGGTGACGCAGAATGCGCCGGGGTTTGCCCGGGCGCTGATCTCGGCGCACCAGGCCTATCGGCGCAACTCGGAGCAGCTGGCGAGCCTTGACGACACGCTCGGGCGTGGCACATCGGCCTCCGAGCCGACCCCCTATGAGGAAGTGCGTGACTTCTTCCATTTCGTAGACAACTACATCCACGCGCTCGACGTGGCGGCAGAGCGACTGGCCGGGGAGCTCGGCATCGGCGAGCGCGACACTTATGCGGCGCTGGCCGCGCATCTGGACAGCCGGCACGGCGTCCGCATCGCCCGTGGCGATGCCGATGACGATGCGCTGAGGCGCTTCGACGCCAAGTCGGGAGTGCTGTTCCTCAACCCCTACTCGCCGCTGGCCACTCGCAGCTTCCAGATCGCCTTCCAGGTCGCCGAGATGGAGATGGAGGCCGAAGTGGCACAGATCGCGCGTTCGGCCGAATTCCGGACCAGCGAGGCGCAGGAAATCTGCAAGATGGGGTTGTGCAACTATTTCGCCGGCGCGCTGACCCTCCCCTACCAGGCCTTCATGCGCGCGGCGGCGGAGCTGCGCCACGACCTCGAGCTGATGGCGGCGCACTTCGGCGCCTCGATCGAGCAGGTGGCGCACCGGCTCAGTACGCTGCAGCGGCCGGGGCACAAGGGCGTGCCGATCTTCTTTGCCCGCATCGACCGCGCCGGCAACATCACCAAGCGCCATAGTGCCGCCAAGCTGCAGTTCGCTCGTTTCGGTGCGGCCTGTCCGCTGTGGAACGTGCACCAGGCCTTCGAGACGCCGGGCCGGATCATCCGCCAGTTGGCCGAAACGCCGGATGGCGCCCGATATCTCTGCATCGCCACGGAGATCTCCAAGGGCGGCGGCGGCTTCAACGCGCCGCACCGGCGTTATGCCATCGCGCTCGGCTGCGAGGTCACTTACGCGCAGGATTTTGTCTATGCCGACGGGTTGGAGCTGGGTAGCAGGACCGCCTTCGACCCGATCGGCATCTCATGCCGCATCTGCGAGCGGACCAACTGCCTGCAGCGCGCGGTGCCGCCGCTTAAGCGCCGGCTGGTGATCGACAAGGATGTCCGTCATCCCCTTCCCTATCGGATCGGCTGA
- a CDS encoding DUF423 domain-containing protein has protein sequence MKFDRFLFVAAALCGAAGVALSAAASHGGSTNVATAANFLLFHAPVLIALSLVAARILHIGAAVLLLSVLLFSGDLLARDYLGQRLFPFAAPLGGTGMILGWLTLAVGGLLARKDS, from the coding sequence ATGAAATTCGACCGGTTTCTGTTTGTCGCCGCGGCACTTTGCGGCGCAGCTGGCGTGGCGCTGTCGGCGGCGGCCAGCCATGGCGGCAGCACAAATGTCGCCACTGCGGCCAATTTTCTGCTGTTTCATGCGCCTGTCCTTATCGCCCTGTCGCTGGTCGCAGCCCGCATCCTGCACATCGGAGCAGCCGTCCTGCTCCTTTCAGTGTTGCTGTTCTCAGGTGACCTCCTGGCACGCGACTATCTCGGCCAGCGCCTGTTTCCATTCGCCGCCCCCTTGGGCGGCACCGGCATGATCCTGGGCTGGCTGACGCTTGCCGTTGGCGGCCTGCTGGCCCGCAAGGACAGCTGA